The following coding sequences lie in one Stigmatopora argus isolate UIUO_Sarg chromosome 5, RoL_Sarg_1.0, whole genome shotgun sequence genomic window:
- the igsf9b gene encoding uncharacterized protein igsf9b isoform X1 has protein sequence MGPERQWLRAVTALAIFLLSVSQGLSSVVRGREGASAELGCSLAPKSNDATSPNLFPLHVVEWVRLGYNVPILIKFGVYAPRVHPNYKGRVSLTRGASLLVERLTLEDEGWFECRILVLDSKTDDFQNGTWTFLSITAPPAFIKTPPSFVEVLLGDTLTLSCGAHGNPRPTIVWHKDETPIEKHEKIKVLNGTLSLTSATRSVSGVYKCHVSNSEGNLTHVTQLQVKGPPLIIISPEDTTLNMSQDAVLQCQADAYPSNLTYEWMKQGQNVYYIESLKSRVKVLVDGTLLIPNLIPEDAGNYTCVPTNGILTPPSASAHLQVKHPARVVRMPRQTYLPSGMEGVIMCPVQADPPVLYVNWTKDGNYLNLDHFPGWMVNSEGSVFIATANDNAVGMYSCTAYNSYGTMGQSEPTQVILQDPPTFLVPPRSEYLQEVGRELVIPCEAAGDPLPNITWSKIGSIPRSQYFVLANGSLLLQPLSKDHHGGWECLASNLVATVSAGTTVTVLGTSPHAVFAVSVDTEINQANVSWVPGFDGGYTQKFTVWFKQASRGKHEWASLPVPTSKNYLLVTSLLVATSYQFSVLPQNKLGSGPFSEIVTARTQAIPTEAPTVSTTLVTLEPPFILCANRTTLGVLLQWSPPEAPSFPLTNYVLQARQNQGQWVILSSDIGANESEVLVQGLLRDSSYDLRLMSRSNQVHSEPSDFVSISTTGMEIYPLSPSFLELLPAPLLAGVIGGVCFLFMAIVLSFVTACYMRNWRVRRRRKRQLDVPSAFHKSPSSGGRSPPPSPDSVLKLKLCPPISFFPTSMSQYDRSSFNKGSRGEYQDQRKQLLANSSPPPHYTLFESHLGTQAPSPTSLESIHRGPDGRFIIRPLIESSSPSNKKNLTDVVLSNGGASGSGSNRTSFRDSPKSSILSSDKDGRKDSPFAVDVLELNKPPPSPGRVRSLARNFSRHGCFYSDDEHGSENLLERASFYSDNSEIKYSDSLKQHRMPVRTEDLFPILSRRTYILDREADRPKSSAYQPMASHLTDDSTLITQLESDPENDGIKKCIQLAKEREQMERELEHYRTDRRNRDDGKESPRRSISQPDEEPVWKLQDVTLRQKPKPSCYTSRVADYRRACYFGSTSSPTDGVSSSNIQWDISPVAGITNLVPVKSHWDGTSVALQQHSPPSAETTNSFAVASSHTQLTLNTSLPMPSMDGTFQNPNVSCLATSPRAKSLSPHRDSDLCSKTLTEGLGGNRVVGGAPSRSRNSYAYGTRNWDSPSRTPLVFSKRSESPALTATRDPGPSGTARHEHQVKSNCKNGKYQGGDERLGSGSEREGVRARSRRSEKGLFSDSPSPVSPLTLVEESESDRSQFSILRTSGSFKTKPQASPSKITMQTSAILEYLSLPGFIEMSVDEPVEEAEVTDRAGQCYDQKSIQSIVAKPDVVPKNWEVHVQEIAETEKSRVKVSFEKNGSRGQVEAREAQPRVRFPDHIGPMSPAPEKTSKQLYNEKTQIRAETKSTESRLSSRPAHTLLSAAKGMVDIMSKHSPSFADSSETLSEQPQRQSSPGNRTNKIASRISQAPVPFLKKSLSVGPCRTLSGMVPPRPFLKKSISFGSPRWEHFESPRPYVTEKCYWDEFPNPDDRMRSYSLGRGPSSFVRPGPSWREYIPVRRPPMGSLERPQYSQRPAPSYFTPSMYPPRESSGSPMSEHCDPRRHAAVFSDSSRWSPSYPETVRSAQYRYFPVPASIPFPGHPPWPGPRPESVRPMDPGMGTPRSYLPRGVSWPSPYGMPFPQREGDGHRRVERTTRRPFEAESREVREGGRASYASQSSGRGSAGFFRQSLSITPTLLSSPETTEESERHRGESDPSLRPSKSRRNTSVDESYEWDSADAEVLEAWRLDRSQADFPTGGGRSLACDQPAGLQDLRNKGPSPSARPPGARYRQSLSEVRYDALREEYQEFRRGQVSTRSRQPYLDPGPDSDSDAGSALL, from the exons GTGTGTCTCAAGGTTTGTCATCAGTGGTTCGTGGCAGAGAAGGGGCCTCTGCAGAGCTGGGCTGCAGCCTTGCACCAAAATCCAATGACGCCACCAGCCCAAACCTCTTTCCATTACATGTGGTTGAGTGGGTGCGGCTCGGTTACAACGTTCCCATCCTCATCAAATTTGGAGTGTACGCTCCCCGAGTTCATCCCAACTACAAGG GGCGGGTCTCTCTGACCCGCGGCGCCTCCCTGCTGGTGGAGCGGCTGACCCTGGAGGACGAGGGCTGGTTCGAATGCCGCATCCTGGTCCTGGACAGCAAAACAGATGACTTCCAAAACGGCACGTGGACATTCCTCTCCATCACAG CTCCGCCGGCGTTTATCAAGACACCCCCAAGTTTTGTGGAGGTTCTGCTTGGAGACACGCTGACGCTCAGCTGCGGCGCTCACGGCAACCCCCGCCCGACCATCGTGTGGCACAAAGATGAAACCCCTATTGAGAAGCATGAAAAAATCAAA GTGCTCAACGGCACCTTGTCTTTGACCTCAGCCACGAGAAGCGTTTCAGGAGTGTACAAATGTCACGTTTCCAATTCAGAAGGCAACCTCACGCACGTGACACAACTGCAGGTGAAAG GTCCTCCACTCATCATCATCTCGCCAGAGGACACCACACTCAATATGTCCCAGGATGCAGTTCTGCAGTGCCAGGCCGACGCTTACCCGTCCAACCTAACGTATGAGTGGATGAAACAAGGACAGAATGTTTACTATATTGA ATCTCTCAAATCCAGAGTGAAAGTTTTGGTGGACGGAACCCTTTTGATTCCTAATCTAATCCCCGAAGATGCTGGAAACTACACGTGTGTCCCAACCAATGGGATATTGACTCCACCCTCTGCCTCAGCTCACCTTCAAGTGAAAC ATCCTGCTCGGGTCGTACGCATGCCCAGGCAAACATACTTGCCCTCTGGCATGGAGGGGGTAATCATGTGTCCCGTCCAAGCGGATCCCCCGGTGCTGTATGTGAACTGGACCAAAGATGGAAACTATTTAAATCTGGACCAC TTCCCCGGTTGGATGGTGAATTCCGAAGGCTCGGTTTTCATAGCGACGGCAAACGACAATGCTGTGGGCATGTACAGCTGCACCGCGTATAACAGCTACGGCACCATGGGTCAATCTGAGCCCACCCAGGTCATCCTGCAG GATCCACCCACATTCCTCGTGCCTCCACGGTCTGAGTATCTTCAGGAAGTAGGCCGAGAGTTGGTCATCCCCTGCGAAGCTGCTGGCGATCCCTTGCCAAACATAACATGGAGCAAG ATCGGCTCTATTCCTCGTTCCCAATACTTTGTGTTGGCCAATGGCTCCCTCCTTCTGCAGCCTCTCAGTAAAGACCATCACGGGGGCTGGGAATGCTTAGCCTCTAATCTTGTAGCAACTGTCAGTGCGGGAACTACGGTAACGGTGCTCG GTACGAGTCCTCATGCCGTCTTTGCGGTATCTGTAGACACAGAAATAAACCAAGCTAATGTGTCATGGGTTCCCGGGTTTGATGGTGGATACACCCAGAAGTTCACTGTGTG gtTCAAGCAAGCCTCCAGAGGTAAACATGAATGGGCATCTTTACCAGTTCCCACCTCAAAGAACTACCTGTTGGTCACCAGTCTTCTGGTCGCGACAAGTTACCAGTTCAGCGTCCTACCGCAGAATAAACTTGGCTCCGGACCTTTCAGTGAAATTGTTACCGCAAGGACGCAAG CTATTCCAACAGAAGCCCCAACCGTCAGCACCACTTTAGTAACACTGGAGCCCCCCTTCATCCTGTGTGCCAACCGGACCACCCTGGGTGTTCTCCTCCAGTGGTCACCTCCCGAGGCTCCATCCTTCCCTCTGACAAATTATGTGCTGCAGGCTCGCCAAAATCAGGGCCAGTGGGTCATCCTGAGCAGCGACATCGGTGCCAATGAGAGCGAAGTCCTCGTTCAGGGTCTGCTTCGT GACTCCAGTTATGATCTGAGATTGATGTCGCGGAGTAATCAAGTGCACAGCGAACCAAGTGATTTTGTCAGTATATCCACCACAG GGATGGAGATTTACCCTCTGAGCCCTAGTTTTCTGGAGCTTCTCCCTGCGCCTCTCCTGGCCGGCGTGATCGGCGGAGTGTGTTTCCTTTTCATGGCCATCGTGCTCTCATTTGTAACGGCTTGCTATATGAGAAATTGGCGAGTGCGTCGGCGCAGGAAGAGACAACTAG ATGTCCCATCCGCTTTCCACAAGAGTCCATCTTCAGG aggTCGCTCGCCTCCCCCCAGTCCAGACAGCGTCTTGAAGCTAAAGCTGTGTCCACCCATATCCTTCTTCCCGACGTCCATGTCACAGTACGATCGGTCTTCCTTCAATAAAGGCAGTCGAGGAGAATACCAAGATCAGCGCAAGCAACTTTTGGCTAACTCATCTCCACCGCCGCATTACACACTCTTTGAGAGCCACCTGGGTACTCAGGCTCCCTCCCCGACATCTTTGGAGTCCATTCACAGAGGCCCAGATGGACGTTTCATAATCCGACCTCTGATCGAGAGTTCCAGTCCCTCCAATAAGAAAAATCTCACAGACGTCGTGCTTAGCAATGGCGGCGCGAGCGGCTCAGGAAGCAATCGCACGTCATTTCGGGACTCCCCAAAGTCGAGTATCTTGAGTTCCGACAAGGATGGGAGAAAAGATTCCCCATTTGCCGTGGATGTGCTGGAACTTAACAAACCTCCCCCGTCGCCCGGAAGGGTACGAAGCCTCGCTCGGAACTTCTCTCGTCATGGCTGCTTTTACTCAGACGATGAACATGGCTCAGAGAACCTCCTGGAAAGAGCGAGCTTCTATTCTGACAACAGTGAGATAAAATACAGCGACTCTTTGAAGCAGCATCGCATGCCAGTTCGAACCGAAGACCTTTTCCCTATTTTGTCAAGGAGAACCTATATCTTGGATAGAGAGGCAGACAGACCGAAGTCCTCGGCCTATCAACCCATGGCCAGTCACCTTACAGACGATAGCACGCTAATCACACAACTCGAGAGCGACCCGGAGAACGACGGCATCAAAAAGTGCATCCAGCTGGCCAAGGAGAGGGAGCAAATGGAACGAGAGCTAGAACACTATAGGACCGATCGCAGAAACCGAGACGATGGGAAAGAGAGCCCTCGGCgtagcatatcccagccagaTGAAGAACCCGTGTGGAAGCTCCAAGATGTTACCCTTCGTCAAAAACCCAAGCCCTCGTGCTACACCAGTCGGGTGGCAGACTATCGAAGGGCGTGCTACTTTGGGAGCACCAGTAGCCCTACAGATGGAGTTTCTTCATCTAACATCCAATGGGACATCAGCCCCGTTGCAGGCATAACAAACCTCGTTCCGGTCAAGAGCCACTGGGATGGCACATCTGTAGCATTACAGCAGCATTCTCCTCCGTCTGCAGAAACTACAAACTCGTTTGCTGTGGCTTCATCGCATACTCAGCTGACTCTGAACACCTCTCTTCCAATGCCATCTATGGACGGGACATTCCAAAACCCCAACGTTTCATGTTTGGCGACATCGCCCAGAGCTAAGTCACTGAGTCCGCACAGAGATTCAGATCTGTGTAGTAAGACCTTGACAGAGGGCTTAGGGGGAAATAGGGTCGTTGGTGGTGCTCCCTCTCGGTCCAGAAATTCATACGCTTACGGCACTCGAAATTGGGATTCTCCTTCACGAACTCCTTTAGTCTTCAGTAAGCGGTCTGAAAGTCCCGCTCTTACTGCCACAAGGGATCCGGGACCCTCGGGTACCGCAAGACATGAGCATCAAGTCAAATCAAATTGCAAAAACGGCAAATATCAAGGCGGCGATGAGCGTCTCGGGTCTGGATCCGAAAGAGAAGGTGTACGAGCACGCTCCAGGAGGAGTGAAAAAGGTCTTTTCTCCGATAGCCCTAGCCCCGTGTCGCCCCTAACCCTCGTAGAAGAGTCTGAAAGTGACCGGTCCCAATTTTCTATCCTCAGAACGTCAGGGTCTTTCAAGACCAAACCACAAGCATCGCCTTCTAAAATAACAATGCAGACCAGCGCAATTCTGGAATATCTGAGTCTTCCGGGTTTTATTGAGATGAGCGTAGATGAACCCGTGGAAGAAGCCGAAGTTACGGACAGAGCCGGACAATGTTATGACCAAAAGTCGATTCAATCCATTGTGGCTAAGCCTGATGTGGTACCTAAGAACTGGGAAGTTCACGTACAGGAAATTGCGGAAACTGAAAAAAGTAGAGTTAAGGTttcctttgaaaaaaatggatctcGAGGCCAGGTTGAAGCAAGGGAGGCTCAACCTCGAGTAAGGTTTCCGGACCACATCGGCCCAATGTCACCCGCTCCAGAAAAAACTAGTAAACAACTATACAATGAAAAAACACAGATACGAGCAGAAACAAAAAGCACTGAGTCCAGACTGAGTTCCAGACCTGCTCATACCCTTCTCAGTGCCGCCAAAGGCATGGTCGATATCATGTCGAAACATTCGCCGAGCTTTGCGGACAGTAGCGAGACTTTATCTGAGCAACCCCAAAGGCAAAGTTCTCCCGGCAACAGAACGAATAAGATTGCGTCACGAATAAGTCAAGCCCCAGTCCCGTTTCTGAAGAAATCCTTAAGTGTGGGCCCGTGTAGAACTCTGTCAGGTATGGTACCCCCTCGACCTTTCCTCAAGAAATCGATCAGTTTCGGCTCCCCCAGATGGGAGCACTTTGAGAGCCCCAGGCCCTACGTTACTGAGAAATGTTACTGGGATGAGTTCCCGAACCCAGACGACAGGATGAGGTCTTACAGTTTAGGTCGCGGCCCATCTTCCTTTGTCAGACCTGGGCCTTCCTGGAGAGAGTACATCCCCGTCAGGCGCCCCCCCATGGGGAGCTTGGAGCGGCCCCAATATTCCCAAAGACCCGCTCCCTCTTACTTCACCCCCTCCATGTACCCGCCCAGAGAAAGCTCGGGGTCCCCGATGTCGGAACACTGCGATCCGCGACGCCACGCGGCCGTATTCTCCGATTCCTCCAGGTGGTCCCCTTCTTACCCAGAGACAGTTAGATCCGCTCAGTACAGGTACTTCCCCGTGCCCGCGTCCATCCCGTTCCCCGGTCATCCACCCTGGCCGGGACCCCGACCAGAGAGCGTGAGGCCGATGGACCCCGGGATGGGCACCCCGAGGTCTTACCTTCCCAGGGGCGTCAGCTGGCCTTCGCCCTACGGCATGCCGTTCCCTCAGAGGGAGGGCGACGGTCACAGACGGGTAGAAAGGACGACGAGGAGGCCGTTCGAGGCGGAGAGTCGGGAGGTCCGAGAAGGAGGGAGAGCCAGCTATGCCAGTCAGAGCAGCGGCAGAGGCAGCGCCGGTTTCTTCCGCCAGTCGCTCTCCATCACTCCCACGCTGCTCAGCTCCCCCGAGACCACCGAGGAGAGCGAGAGGCACAGAGGCGAGTCGGATCCAAGTCTGAGGCCATCCAAAAG TAGAAGGAACACATCCGTAGATGAGAGTTATGAGTGGGATTCGGCGGACGCGGAAGTCCTGGAGGCCTGGCGGTTGGATCGCTCGCAAGCGGATTTTCCCACAGGCGGGGGGAGGAGCCTTGCGTGCGATCAACCCGCGGGTCTCCAGGACCTGAGAAACAAAG GCCCGTCTCCCTCGGCCCGCCCACCCGGCGCCCGCTACCGCCAATCTCTTAGCGAGGTGCGTTACGACGCTCTCCGGGAGGAGTACCAAGAGTTCAGGCGGGGTCAGGTGTCCACCCGTTCCCGGCAACCCTACCTCGACCCCGGACCCGATTCGGACTCCGACGCCGGCTCGGCATTGCTCTAA